The proteins below come from a single Miscanthus floridulus cultivar M001 chromosome 1, ASM1932011v1, whole genome shotgun sequence genomic window:
- the LOC136486095 gene encoding non-specific lipid-transfer protein 2P-like, translating into MAKQAVAMLVALALVVVAAASAGGASAQQCNASQLAVCAPAVISGSAPSAPCCANLRAQQPCFCQYASNPVYSSYINSPNARRTLSSCGIAIPSC; encoded by the coding sequence ATGGCGAAGCAGGCGGTGGCGATGCTGGTGGCCCTGGCGCTggtcgtggtggcggcggcgagcgccGGCGGGGCGTCGGCGCAGCAGTGCAACGCGTCCCAGCTGGCGGTGTGCGCGCCGGCGGTCATCAGCGGGTCGGCGCCCTCGGCGCCGTGCTGCGCCAACCTGCGCGCGCAGCAGCCGTGCTTCTGCCAGTACGCGAGCAACCCGGTGTACAGCAGCTACATCAACAGCCCCAACGCCCGCCGCACGCTCTCCTCCTGCGGCATCGCCATCCCGAGCTGCTag